The DNA sequence TCTTTGGTTGCTTTATTTATTCATTATCTTAACCACAGCGATACATCGACCGCACCTTTGTGATTAGTGTTAGCATCGCCGAATATTTCAATGGCCAAAATTTGATATCCGTTTGCTAAGCCATCACGCTTAAAGCCCAAATCTGAGTTGTCCCACCGATTGACGTGAGGGCCAAAGTTCAAATTATGGTTGTCACCTGTCTTGGTAGGTGAGCGGCGAACACTCCAATATTGTTTAAATTTACGACTGTCTCCACTGCCACAAAATTGTGCGCCATCACGGTCAACCAGATACACATCGTAGGTGGCACCATTAGCATTTACTGTTCCTTTAGAGCTAGCAGGAGCGCCTGCTGTTTCATCCCAAGGGACAAACTGGCCTGGGCCTTTCCAAGTATCGACCACATAATACTCTTGAGAGGTACTGCCACTACAAGACCAACCATAAAGGGCTATCAATGCTTTTTGAATGCTGGAATTACTGGTTAATTCACCCACGTTATAACCAATTTTTCGGTATCTAGCCCCTTTGCTCCAACCTAAGCCGCCAATGGCATCTTCGCCCCATGATTTGGCCATGTTCCATTCGGCTCGATAATGGCGACCAGCATCGTTATAAAAACCAATCTTGACATCACAGGTTTTTATATTATTTTGGCTTAGCTCAAACCACGAGTAAAAATGTCCACGATAAGTGCCTGAGCCGTAACCATTATCAGAGTCTCCAGCTGGATCACAAATCGTTTTGGTGATGCTTGCAGCATAACTGGTGCTTGGGGTAATGGTGAGTAATCCGCCTAAAGCGAGTGACAAGGCTAAAAGTTGTGTCTTCATTAAAGTGTCCTAATTTCGTTAAAAGTACCAACGAACTAGTCATACATGGCTTATGTATTGCGACTATACAACTCGTCAAAAGAGCGTTCGAAAACGCGGTTATAATGTGAATTTTTTGTTGCCATTTAGTATTGTTTTTTTGTCTTTTTTAGGTCAATTCAAAAGATCAAAAGGCGCGGCGGCGTCATGATAAACAATGAAAGGTAGGTGATAACTAAATAACGAAAAGGGAATGGCAGAAAAAACAATGCAATATATTGAATAAATTGGTAGGGCTGTGTG is a window from the Agarivorans sp. TSD2052 genome containing:
- a CDS encoding glycoside hydrolase family 11 protein, which produces MKTQLLALSLALGGLLTITPSTSYAASITKTICDPAGDSDNGYGSGTYRGHFYSWFELSQNNIKTCDVKIGFYNDAGRHYRAEWNMAKSWGEDAIGGLGWSKGARYRKIGYNVGELTSNSSIQKALIALYGWSCSGSTSQEYYVVDTWKGPGQFVPWDETAGAPASSKGTVNANGATYDVYLVDRDGAQFCGSGDSRKFKQYWSVRRSPTKTGDNHNLNFGPHVNRWDNSDLGFKRDGLANGYQILAIEIFGDANTNHKGAVDVSLWLR